A genomic window from Schistocerca serialis cubense isolate TAMUIC-IGC-003099 chromosome 4, iqSchSeri2.2, whole genome shotgun sequence includes:
- the LOC126474716 gene encoding piggyBac transposable element-derived protein 4-like produces the protein MARNRFKAILSNLHLNDNSTYILKSQSEHCPTHKIRPILDHFLLESQKTFYPSENLTIDEGMCGFHGRIVFRVYIKNKPDKYGTKMFIVCNSKTGYVLRLEVYAGKGTQDNSILPLFERLLADYLGKGHTVYRFYSSPAVFDFLWQHKMKAVGTCMTNWKELPNEIVSKKLKRVESMSMRRNHQLCLKWKDTRDVLFLSTVHEITISDTSVHTKEGIKVKSNPDAILDYNIYKTGVDRSDQMISYYAFRRKQMKWWKKLFFHMLITAATNAFVLYRETRTPAQRKSCTNLALDNVPSETHSNRLLGRHFAEKIPVTEKKECPTRVCKVCSEETKKQENVAKQVGRKPVGGVQTTMYHSGFQNASKSSTLKLITCEFTQN, from the exons ATGGCCAGAAACAGATTCAAGGCAATAttatcaaacctgcatttgaatgACAATTCAACTTACATTCTAAAAAGTCAATCTGAACATTGCCCCACGCATAAAATCAGGCCAATCCTGGATCATTTCTTATTAGAATCACAAAAAACATTTTACCCATCAGAAAACCTCACTATTGATGAAggcatgtgtggttttcatggaagAATTGTATTTCGggtttacataaaaaataaacctGACAAGTATGGAACCAAGATGTTTATTGTGTGCAATTCCAAAACTGGTTATGTTCTTAGATTGGAGGTATATGCTGGGAAAGGAACACAAGACAACTCCATACTACCATTATTTGAGAGGTTGCTAGCAGATTACCTGGGAAAAGGCCACACTGTTTACAGATTTTATAGTTCACCAGCAGTATTCGATTTTCTGTGGcaacataaaatgaaagcagtaggTACATGCATGACTAACTGGAAAGAGCTACCAAACGAAATTGTTTCCAAAAAACTGAAAAGGGTTGAGTCTATGTCAATGAGGAGAAATCATCAGCTTTGTTTGAAGTGGAAAGACACAAGAGATGTATTATTCCTGTCCACTGTGCACGAAATTACCATCTCTGACACGTCTGTTCATACAAAGGAAGGTATCAAAGTAAAATCAAACCCAGATGCCATTCTTGactataatatttacaaaacagggGTTGATAGGAGTGATCAAATGATTTCTTACTATGCATTTAGGAGGAAACAGATGAAGTGGTGGAAGAAATTGTTCTTCCACATGCTTATAACAGCTGCAACAAATGCATTTGTCTTATACCGGGAAACCAGGACTCCTGCTCAAAGAAAGAGCT GTACAAATTTGGCACTAGACAATGTTCCTAGTGAAACTCACAGCAACAGACTTCTAGGACGACACTTTGCAGAAAAAATTCCAGTCACTGAGAAGAAAGAGTGTCCAACTAGAGTGTGTAAAGTTTGCTcggaagaaacaaaaaaacaagaaaatgtgGCAAAACAGGTTGGAAGGAAACCAGTTGGTGGTGTCCAGACTACAATGTACCACTCTGGATTCCAGAATGCTTCAAAATCTTCCACACTGAAGCTAATTACCTGTGAATTTACACAAAactaa